A single genomic interval of uncultured Desulfobacter sp. harbors:
- a CDS encoding MoaD/ThiS family protein, whose product MMIEINIDLFTTLYRYYPKGSGSLKVDKGTTADDLIRKLGIPDGAVSLIFINGKRVMPDRKLEENDKVGLFPLVAGG is encoded by the coding sequence ATGATGATTGAAATTAATATAGACCTGTTCACCACCCTTTATAGATACTATCCAAAGGGCTCGGGTTCCCTTAAAGTGGATAAGGGCACGACTGCGGATGACCTGATCCGTAAGCTGGGCATCCCTGATGGGGCCGTCAGCCTGATTTTCATCAATGGCAAAAGAGTTATGCCTGACCGGAAACTTGAGGAAAATGATAAGGTTGGGCTGTTTCCTCTGGTTGCAGGGGGGTGA
- a CDS encoding thiolase family protein: MRAAYIVQSVRTPGCKQNKGLFSQTRPEELISFILKEAVERTANLKPEDIDDVMLGCAFPEAEQGLNLGRIAAKMAGFPDEVSGATVNRFCASGLEAIALASVRVSAGWSEICVGAGCESMTFVPMGGNVPRPHPEYSKTNPEMYISMGITAENVAERYNISREDQDLFAYQSQAKAMAARDGGKFTEIIPTPAYKYIVKSDGTYKKESFIVEHDDGIRASTPEGLAKLGPVFKVNGSVTAGNASQTTDGAAASIVASRETCEELGLTPIARLVGYTTVGCKSDEMGVGPKYAIPKVLKQVGMTIDDIDIYEINEAFASQAIHCIREIGLEKYMDKINIHGGAIALGHPLGCTGAKLTATCIANLKEVGGRYGIVSMCVGGGMGAAAVFEKL, from the coding sequence ATGAGAGCCGCATATATAGTACAATCCGTACGGACCCCGGGCTGCAAGCAAAATAAAGGGTTGTTCAGCCAGACCCGGCCCGAAGAGTTGATTTCTTTTATTTTAAAGGAAGCGGTTGAACGAACCGCCAACCTGAAACCCGAAGACATTGACGATGTCATGCTGGGCTGCGCTTTCCCCGAAGCGGAACAGGGTCTGAATTTAGGCCGGATCGCGGCTAAAATGGCAGGTTTTCCGGACGAGGTCTCCGGTGCCACGGTGAACCGGTTCTGCGCATCCGGTCTTGAAGCCATTGCCCTGGCCTCTGTGCGGGTGTCTGCGGGCTGGTCGGAAATCTGCGTGGGTGCAGGCTGCGAGTCCATGACCTTTGTACCCATGGGCGGCAACGTCCCCCGGCCCCATCCGGAATATTCAAAAACCAATCCTGAAATGTACATATCCATGGGCATCACCGCTGAAAACGTGGCCGAGCGGTACAATATCTCCCGGGAAGACCAGGACCTGTTTGCCTACCAGTCCCAGGCAAAGGCCATGGCAGCCAGAGACGGTGGAAAATTCACTGAAATCATCCCTACCCCGGCCTACAAATATATTGTAAAGTCTGACGGTACGTATAAAAAAGAGTCCTTTATTGTTGAACATGACGACGGGATCCGGGCCTCCACACCCGAGGGGCTGGCAAAACTAGGACCGGTGTTCAAAGTGAACGGTTCCGTTACTGCCGGGAACGCTTCCCAGACCACGGACGGGGCAGCGGCCAGTATTGTTGCTTCCAGGGAAACGTGTGAGGAATTAGGCCTGACCCCTATTGCCAGACTGGTTGGGTATACCACTGTGGGCTGCAAGTCAGATGAAATGGGTGTAGGCCCCAAATATGCCATCCCCAAAGTGCTTAAACAGGTGGGAATGACCATTGACGACATCGACATTTATGAAATCAATGAAGCCTTTGCCTCCCAGGCCATCCACTGCATCCGGGAAATCGGCCTTGAAAAGTACATGGATAAAATCAACATTCATGGCGGCGCCATTGCCCTGGGCCATCCTCTAGGATGCACCGGTGCCAAACTGACAGCCACATGCATTGCCAACCTCAAAGAAGTCGGCGGCAGATATGGTATCGTGTCCATGTGTGTCGGCGGCGGCATGGGTGCTGCAGCAGTCTTTGAAAAACTTTGA